A window of the Gasterosteus aculeatus chromosome 21, fGasAcu3.hap1.1, whole genome shotgun sequence genome harbors these coding sequences:
- the rps20 gene encoding small ribosomal subunit protein uS10, which produces MAFKDTGKAPVDTEVAIHRIRITLTSRNVKSLEKVCADLIRGAKEKSLKVKGPVRMPTKTLRITTRKTPCGEGSKTWDRFQMRIHKRLIDLHSPSEIVKQITSISIEPGVEVEVTIADA; this is translated from the exons ATG GCTTTTAAGGACACTGGCAAGGCACCTGTTGATACTGAGGTGGCCATTCACCGCATTCGCATCACCCTCACCAGCCGCAATGTCAAATCTCTGGAGAAAG TCTGCGCAGACTTGATCCGTGGGGCCAAGGAGAAGAGCCTGAAGGTGAAAGGACCCGTCCGGATGCCAACTAAG ACTCTGCGCATCACAACCAGGAAAACTCCTTGTGGTGAAGGATCTAAAACCTGGGATCGTTTCCAGATGAGGATCCATAAGCGCCTGATTGATCTGCACAGCCCATCTGAAATTGTCAAGCAGATCACCTCCATCAGCATCGAACCAGGTGTAGAGGTTGAGGTTACCATCGCAGATGCATAA
- the anks6 gene encoding ankyrin repeat and SAM domain-containing protein 6 isoform X1: MNYGVPANSLLLFRACDEGDYETARGILEPGAPKESGRQSRLRSEAGSECAAAAVTLSLVPVDSTDEEGNTALQFASASGHENLVRFLLRKGTSVDSRNNYGWTPLMQAARFGHLTVAHILLENGAEINGRNRLGASVLTMAARGGHTHVVKLLLESGAYVDDYDHLAVAAEAVSNGNNNNNSCSAAGFGGGEGCLGGGGREFMDITALMVASQHGHEAAVRLLLEWGSDINFSQKTTGWGPLMIATLSGKVAVAQQLVERGADPDRVNVLSKTAFELAMQLKQRDIKAYLDSITTIRPQTDDEKRRPDVFSALKLGNSQLVKEILEEDPTQVNSSNQEGASPLMIAAVSGQLEVVQLMVEKKADIDKQDGVHGWTALMQATYHGNKDIVKYLLSRGADVNLRAKNGYTAFDLVMLLNDPDTELVRLLASVCMQVDKDKSKHRALLTRSKSRQSLNNVPVPPDDKGGLKSWWSRMSNRFRRLKLTHTLRHGLSSNRLAPFPDDADTPLDATMKANMKPAAASNGVLALTPDVSTAWAGKSSDAGLCRPNTEKEDFLITTMLRSGAPLTRLPNDKLKAVIPPFLPPSNFEPWNSDRSRLLGEGKSEAPRLPMPPQRKLNSSGNSDITSISRVVSRSIKFPSIPKGPSSSSPSNSGHYHSPHSSGGSNGVAGINRDSHNRSGGSADSVLSQIAAQRKRAAGLMDAKAQTPEKQPSQTQSQPSVPPSAQGLPLPDVNLPEIHSHPSLVAPDIHSRRKMELKKRPQSGNSSTSKSTSPTLTPSPSATPKPPTGAGDSLSSASSHPRSKSSGGSSSGTITDEDELSGILKKLSLEKYHPIFEEQEVDMEAFLTLTDGDLRELGIKTDGPRQQILAAISELNAGKGRERQILQETIHNFQSSFGSSASNQRQPGEPRSPTGWMRHQVRTPNKR; encoded by the exons ATGAATTACGGCGTCCCCGCTAATTCGCTGTTACTCTTCCGTGCCTGCGATGAGGGCGACTACGAAACCGCCCGGGGGATCCTGGAGCCCGGCGCCCCGAAAGAATCCGGGCGGCAGAGCAGGCTGCGGTCAGAGGCGGGGTCGGAgtgcgccgccgccgcggtcACGTTGTCTCTGGTACCGGTGGACTCCACGGACGAGGAGGGGAACACCGCCCTGCAGTTCGCTTCGGCCAGTGGCCACGAGAACCTGGTCCGGTTTTTGTTGCGGAAGGGAACGTCGGTGGACAGCCGCAACAACTACGGCTGGACCCCGCTGATGCAGGCTGCGAG GTTCGGTCACCTGACTGTGGCCCACATCCTGTTAGAGAACGGGGCAGAGATCAATGGGCGCAACCGGCTGGGTGCGAGTGTGCTCACTATGGCGGCCCGAGGGGGACACACTCATGTGGTGAAGCTGCTCCTGGAGAGCGGGGCCTACGTCGACGACTACGATCATCTGGCTGTGGCTGCGGAGGCGGTCTCGaacggcaacaacaacaacaacagctgcag CGCGGCTGGTtttggtggaggtgaaggctGCCTTGGAGGCGGCGGTAGAGAATTCATGGACATCACAGCCCTGATGGTGGCGTCTCAGCATGGCCACGAGGCCGCGGTGCGTCTGCTGCTGGAGTGGGGCTCTGATATCAACTTTTCCCAGAAGACCACTGGCTGGGGACCACTGATGATAGCCACCCTCAGTGGAAAG GTGGCTGTGGctcagcagctggtggagcggGGAGCTGACCCAGACCGCGTTAATGTTCTGTCCAAGACGGCCTTTGAACTCGCCATGCAGCTTAAACAGAGAGACATCAAGGCCTATCTGgactccatcaccaccatccGACCCCAGACCG ATGATGAAAAGCGAAGACCAGACGTGTTCAGTGCGCTCAAGTTAG GAAACTCCCAGCTAGTCAAGGAGATCTTGGAGGAAGATCCCACCCAGGTGAATTCGTCCAATCAGGAGGGAGCGTCACCTCTCATGATAGCGGCGGTGAGCGGTCAGCTGGAAGTGGTGCAGCTGATGGTGGAGAAGAAGGCCGACATTGACAAGCAAGACGGCGTCCACGGTTGGACCGCTCTGATGCAGGCCACCTATCACGG GAATAAAGACATTGTCAAGTACCTGTTGAGTCGAGGGGCTGATGTCAACCTTCGAGCTAAGAATGGATACACAGCGTTTGATTTGGTGATGTTGCTGAACGACCCGG ACACTGAGTTGGTGCGTCTTTTGGCATCCGTCTGTATGCAAGTAGACAAGGACAAGTCCAAGCACCGAGCCTTGCTGACCCGCTCTAAAAGCCGCCAGTCCCTCAACAACGTCCCGGTTCCACCCGACGACAAGGGAGGCCTTAAG TCCTGGTGGAGCCGGATGTCCAATCGGTTCAGACGGCTGAAGTTGACTCACACCCTGAGACACGGCCTTTCGTCCAACCGCCTGGCGCCATTTCCAGACGACGCTGACACGCCGTTGGACGCCACAATGAAGGCGAATATGAAGCCGGCAGCCGCGTCCAATGGAGTGCTGGCTCTGACTCCTGACGTCAGCACAGCCTGGGCAGGCAAGAGCAGCGATGCTG GGCTTTGCAGGCCAAACACGGAGAAGGAGGACTTTCTTATAACCACAATG CTCAGAAGTGGTGCGCCGTTGACCCGGCTGCCCAACGACAAGCTCAAAGCGGTtatccctcccttccttccgcCGTCCAACTTTGAACCGTGGAACTCGGACCGCTCGCGTCTCCTCGGGGAGGGAAAGAGCGAAGCGCCCCGCCTGCCCATGCCACCCCAGAGGAAGCTGAACAGCAGTGGAAACTCAGATATT ACGTCTATCAGTCGCGTGGTTAGCAGGTCCATTAAGTTTCCCAGCATCCCCAAGGGGccctcatcttcctcccctTCAAACTCTGGTCACTACCACTCTCCCCACTCCTCAGGAGGCTCCAACGGAGTGGCAGGGATCAACCGGGACTCTCACAACCGCTCAG GGGGAAGTGCAGACAGCGTTCTCTCCCAGATAGCCGCCCAGAGGAAGAGGGCGGCTGGCCTGATGGATGCCAAGGCCCAGACTCCAGAGAAACAGCCCAGCCAGACGCAGAGTCAACCCTCCGTGCCGCCATCGGCACAAGGCCTGCCGCTGCCGGATGTCAACCTGCCCGAGATCCACAGCCACCCCAGCCTGGTGGCTCCCGACATCCACTCGAGAAGG AAGATGGAGTTGAAGAAGAGGCCGCAGTCTGGGAATTCTTCCACATCCAAGAGCACTTCTCCCACTCTGACGCCGTCTCCTTCAGCGACGCCCAAGCCCCCCACTGGGGCAGGAGACTCTctgtcctcggcctcctcccatCCTCGCTCCAAGAGCAGCGGGGGCTCCAGCAGTGGAACCATAACTGATGAAG ATGAGCTGTCTGGTATATTGAAGAAACTGTCCCTCGAGAAGTACCATCCAATATTTGAGGAACAGGAG GTGGACATGGAGGCTTTCCTGACTCTAACAGATGGAGACCTGAGGGAGCTCGGCATTAAAACGGACGGACCCAGACAGCAGATCTTAGCCGCCATATCAGAGCTCAATGCTGGAAAG GGCCGAGAGAGGCAGATCCTTCAAGAGACCATCCATAACTTCCAGTCGTCCTTTGGTAGCAGCGCTAGTAACCAAAGACAACCAGGTGAACCACGCT CACCAACGGGTTGGATGAGACACCAGGTTCGTACTCCCAACAAAAGATAA
- the anks6 gene encoding ankyrin repeat and SAM domain-containing protein 6 isoform X2, which translates to MNYGVPANSLLLFRACDEGDYETARGILEPGAPKESGRQSRLRSEAGSECAAAAVTLSLVPVDSTDEEGNTALQFASASGHENLVRFLLRKGTSVDSRNNYGWTPLMQAARFGHLTVAHILLENGAEINGRNRLGASVLTMAARGGHTHVVKLLLESGAYVDDYDHLAVAAEAVSNGNNNNNSCSAAGFGGGEGCLGGGGREFMDITALMVASQHGHEAAVRLLLEWGSDINFSQKTTGWGPLMIATLSGKVAVAQQLVERGADPDRVNVLSKTAFELAMQLKQRDIKAYLDSITTIRPQTDDEKRRPDVFSALKLGNSQLVKEILEEDPTQVNSSNQEGASPLMIAAVSGQLEVVQLMVEKKADIDKQDGVHGWTALMQATYHGNKDIVKYLLSRGADVNLRAKNGYTAFDLVMLLNDPDTELVRLLASVCMQVDKDKSKHRALLTRSKSRQSLNNVPVPPDDKGGLKSWWSRMSNRFRRLKLTHTLRHGLSSNRLAPFPDDADTPLDATMKANMKPAAASNGVLALTPDVSTAWAGKSSDAGLCRPNTEKEDFLITTMLRSGAPLTRLPNDKLKAVIPPFLPPSNFEPWNSDRSRLLGEGKSEAPRLPMPPQRKLNSSGNSDITSISRVVSRSIKFPSIPKGPSSSSPSNSGHYHSPHSSGGSNGVAGINRDSHNRSGGSADSVLSQIAAQRKRAAGLMDAKAQTPEKQPSQTQSQPSVPPSAQGLPLPDVNLPEIHSHPSLVAPDIHSRRKMELKKRPQSGNSSTSKSTSPTLTPSPSATPKPPTGAGDSLSSASSHPRSKSSGGSSSGTITDEDELSGILKKLSLEKYHPIFEEQEVDMEAFLTLTDGDLRELGIKTDGPRQQILAAISELNAGKGRERQILQETIHNFQSSFGSSASNQRQPAPTGWMRHQVRTPNKR; encoded by the exons ATGAATTACGGCGTCCCCGCTAATTCGCTGTTACTCTTCCGTGCCTGCGATGAGGGCGACTACGAAACCGCCCGGGGGATCCTGGAGCCCGGCGCCCCGAAAGAATCCGGGCGGCAGAGCAGGCTGCGGTCAGAGGCGGGGTCGGAgtgcgccgccgccgcggtcACGTTGTCTCTGGTACCGGTGGACTCCACGGACGAGGAGGGGAACACCGCCCTGCAGTTCGCTTCGGCCAGTGGCCACGAGAACCTGGTCCGGTTTTTGTTGCGGAAGGGAACGTCGGTGGACAGCCGCAACAACTACGGCTGGACCCCGCTGATGCAGGCTGCGAG GTTCGGTCACCTGACTGTGGCCCACATCCTGTTAGAGAACGGGGCAGAGATCAATGGGCGCAACCGGCTGGGTGCGAGTGTGCTCACTATGGCGGCCCGAGGGGGACACACTCATGTGGTGAAGCTGCTCCTGGAGAGCGGGGCCTACGTCGACGACTACGATCATCTGGCTGTGGCTGCGGAGGCGGTCTCGaacggcaacaacaacaacaacagctgcag CGCGGCTGGTtttggtggaggtgaaggctGCCTTGGAGGCGGCGGTAGAGAATTCATGGACATCACAGCCCTGATGGTGGCGTCTCAGCATGGCCACGAGGCCGCGGTGCGTCTGCTGCTGGAGTGGGGCTCTGATATCAACTTTTCCCAGAAGACCACTGGCTGGGGACCACTGATGATAGCCACCCTCAGTGGAAAG GTGGCTGTGGctcagcagctggtggagcggGGAGCTGACCCAGACCGCGTTAATGTTCTGTCCAAGACGGCCTTTGAACTCGCCATGCAGCTTAAACAGAGAGACATCAAGGCCTATCTGgactccatcaccaccatccGACCCCAGACCG ATGATGAAAAGCGAAGACCAGACGTGTTCAGTGCGCTCAAGTTAG GAAACTCCCAGCTAGTCAAGGAGATCTTGGAGGAAGATCCCACCCAGGTGAATTCGTCCAATCAGGAGGGAGCGTCACCTCTCATGATAGCGGCGGTGAGCGGTCAGCTGGAAGTGGTGCAGCTGATGGTGGAGAAGAAGGCCGACATTGACAAGCAAGACGGCGTCCACGGTTGGACCGCTCTGATGCAGGCCACCTATCACGG GAATAAAGACATTGTCAAGTACCTGTTGAGTCGAGGGGCTGATGTCAACCTTCGAGCTAAGAATGGATACACAGCGTTTGATTTGGTGATGTTGCTGAACGACCCGG ACACTGAGTTGGTGCGTCTTTTGGCATCCGTCTGTATGCAAGTAGACAAGGACAAGTCCAAGCACCGAGCCTTGCTGACCCGCTCTAAAAGCCGCCAGTCCCTCAACAACGTCCCGGTTCCACCCGACGACAAGGGAGGCCTTAAG TCCTGGTGGAGCCGGATGTCCAATCGGTTCAGACGGCTGAAGTTGACTCACACCCTGAGACACGGCCTTTCGTCCAACCGCCTGGCGCCATTTCCAGACGACGCTGACACGCCGTTGGACGCCACAATGAAGGCGAATATGAAGCCGGCAGCCGCGTCCAATGGAGTGCTGGCTCTGACTCCTGACGTCAGCACAGCCTGGGCAGGCAAGAGCAGCGATGCTG GGCTTTGCAGGCCAAACACGGAGAAGGAGGACTTTCTTATAACCACAATG CTCAGAAGTGGTGCGCCGTTGACCCGGCTGCCCAACGACAAGCTCAAAGCGGTtatccctcccttccttccgcCGTCCAACTTTGAACCGTGGAACTCGGACCGCTCGCGTCTCCTCGGGGAGGGAAAGAGCGAAGCGCCCCGCCTGCCCATGCCACCCCAGAGGAAGCTGAACAGCAGTGGAAACTCAGATATT ACGTCTATCAGTCGCGTGGTTAGCAGGTCCATTAAGTTTCCCAGCATCCCCAAGGGGccctcatcttcctcccctTCAAACTCTGGTCACTACCACTCTCCCCACTCCTCAGGAGGCTCCAACGGAGTGGCAGGGATCAACCGGGACTCTCACAACCGCTCAG GGGGAAGTGCAGACAGCGTTCTCTCCCAGATAGCCGCCCAGAGGAAGAGGGCGGCTGGCCTGATGGATGCCAAGGCCCAGACTCCAGAGAAACAGCCCAGCCAGACGCAGAGTCAACCCTCCGTGCCGCCATCGGCACAAGGCCTGCCGCTGCCGGATGTCAACCTGCCCGAGATCCACAGCCACCCCAGCCTGGTGGCTCCCGACATCCACTCGAGAAGG AAGATGGAGTTGAAGAAGAGGCCGCAGTCTGGGAATTCTTCCACATCCAAGAGCACTTCTCCCACTCTGACGCCGTCTCCTTCAGCGACGCCCAAGCCCCCCACTGGGGCAGGAGACTCTctgtcctcggcctcctcccatCCTCGCTCCAAGAGCAGCGGGGGCTCCAGCAGTGGAACCATAACTGATGAAG ATGAGCTGTCTGGTATATTGAAGAAACTGTCCCTCGAGAAGTACCATCCAATATTTGAGGAACAGGAG GTGGACATGGAGGCTTTCCTGACTCTAACAGATGGAGACCTGAGGGAGCTCGGCATTAAAACGGACGGACCCAGACAGCAGATCTTAGCCGCCATATCAGAGCTCAATGCTGGAAAG GGCCGAGAGAGGCAGATCCTTCAAGAGACCATCCATAACTTCCAGTCGTCCTTTGGTAGCAGCGCTAGTAACCAAAGACAACCAG CACCAACGGGTTGGATGAGACACCAGGTTCGTACTCCCAACAAAAGATAA